From Pseudomonas fluorescens:
GGGACGATCGTAGACCTCAAAGGCGAAGGGAATTATGAAACTTTACCGGGTGACAGGGAGGGTTCAGGTTGCCGCCTTGGGGTAAGGCGGCGGGGTTGGGTGTCAGGCTGTGGCCGTGCTGGCGGTAGGCGCGACGTGCTCCTGGGCTCGGCTGACGAGTAGAGCGCTCAGGTCGATTAGCTGCTGGATGCCCAGGGCGATGGCGCGATGGGGTTCATCAAGGTCGAAAGCCAGGGTTGCGGCCATTTGGTTGGCGGACGCAAGGTTTTCGGCGGCGTTGGCCAGGAGCGTTTCGGAGTCGATGTTGGGGCTGACGAGGAAGACGTTGCCAGTGGGTTGCTCGGCTGG
This genomic window contains:
- a CDS encoding DUF6124 family protein yields the protein MYKVTPNPPHASNAAPAEQPTGNVFLVSPNIDSETLLANAAENLASANQMAATLAFDLDEPHRAIALGIQQLIDLSALLVSRAQEHVAPTASTATA